In Methanosarcina barkeri MS, a single window of DNA contains:
- a CDS encoding DUF6932 family protein, whose protein sequence is MNMMPEFDENGNIPLINSSGIIESDIKEFQDKFVNAFQSSSTRVKIFKGYLNYCKHLVSFNVPIIQWFDGSFTSQKNDPNDIDFVTHFDGAKLDSLDKHTKNRFYSFGPTKKIKSSYMCHSFFIPIYYEINGELVDDSKNQIAYWKKHFGHDRKRNPKTIIELNFNELSSFYNVCEKYK, encoded by the coding sequence ATGAATATGATGCCTGAGTTTGATGAGAATGGAAATATCCCTCTGATTAATTCCTCTGGTATTATAGAATCAGACATTAAAGAGTTTCAAGATAAGTTTGTAAATGCGTTTCAATCATCAAGTACACGCGTAAAGATATTTAAAGGATATCTAAACTATTGTAAGCATTTGGTTTCATTCAATGTGCCTATTATCCAATGGTTTGATGGTAGTTTTACTTCACAGAAAAATGATCCAAATGATATCGATTTTGTCACACATTTTGATGGTGCTAAATTAGATTCACTAGATAAACATACAAAAAATAGATTTTATTCATTTGGTCCTACTAAAAAAATCAAATCGTCATATATGTGTCACTCTTTCTTTATTCCTATTTACTATGAGATAAATGGCGAATTAGTTGACGACTCAAAGAATCAGATTGCTTATTGGAAGAAACATTTTGGACATGATCGAAAAAGGAATCCAAAAACTATAATAGAACTAAACTTTAATGAGTTGTCTTCGTTTTACAATGTGTGTGAAAAGTATAAATAA